The following proteins come from a genomic window of Verrucomicrobiia bacterium:
- a CDS encoding M60 family metallopeptidase produces the protein MHAQTAQFPQADIRFLQEGVSVIESSGLPGPVAAFGPQAFPVVLGSVNKTVSAPVVVASRLGSGRIVAFGHGGFLSTTDKADSGKFLQNSVRWASSRTTAKPAEIKVGVLKNDGLQKYLKAQGFDVTVLDPKDWHNKLTGLHVVCADVGDWKPDASRPALDKYLRAGGGLLTASLGWGWLQLNPDKTLRDHHLGNQLLTHAGIVYMDGTLERTAKNGFAVTNSLPVVVNTSHALNTLLAVTNASTPIMQQLVGQASWILTQTAQALPKSDKLLQPQMVALKQRSKGKIPSEKSPLKTEDSIERLTMTLDLQNLKNAPAEQVKGHPAAVEFPGSVPSSAERVTKSIPISTKQTGWHSTGLYAAPGEVIRIGLPGEVTKDKLTARIGCHTDRLWDKTTWSRAPEITTTEPLSKTNNTIASAFGGLIYIEVPGNAAAKEFTVTIANAVNAPRFVLGKTTLEDWKQTIRNHPAPWAELETAKLILSVPSKAIRSLDDPEALMKHWNQVMDGVSDLATIPRDRKRPERFVPDVQISAGYMHSGYPIMTHLDVVNETLDLKHLTTKGSWGHYHELGHNHQAPEWTIDGTTEVTCNLFSLYTYDKILGMGLTGHNGISADSRQKHLKKYFGTNAKFDDWKRDPFLALTMYYQLIEGFGWDAFKKTFTEYRNLPKEEKPKNDDQERDQWMVRFSKTTGKNLGPFFEAWKVPTSQAARDSIKDLPVWMPEADFPAKYKN, from the coding sequence TTGCACGCGCAAACCGCGCAATTTCCACAAGCAGACATTCGTTTTCTTCAGGAGGGTGTGAGCGTCATCGAGTCCAGCGGATTGCCGGGACCGGTGGCGGCGTTTGGGCCACAGGCGTTCCCAGTAGTGCTGGGTTCGGTGAACAAGACTGTCTCTGCGCCTGTCGTGGTGGCGAGCCGTCTGGGAAGCGGGCGCATTGTGGCGTTCGGACATGGTGGTTTTCTCAGCACTACGGATAAGGCGGATTCGGGGAAGTTCCTGCAGAACAGTGTGCGCTGGGCGTCCAGTCGCACGACGGCCAAGCCTGCTGAAATCAAGGTGGGCGTGTTGAAGAATGATGGGTTGCAGAAGTATCTGAAGGCGCAGGGCTTTGATGTCACGGTCCTGGATCCGAAGGATTGGCACAACAAGCTGACCGGGCTGCATGTGGTGTGTGCGGATGTGGGTGATTGGAAACCGGATGCGAGCCGTCCGGCACTGGATAAATACCTTCGTGCAGGTGGTGGCTTGCTGACGGCGAGCCTGGGCTGGGGTTGGTTGCAATTGAACCCGGACAAGACATTGAGGGATCATCATTTGGGCAATCAATTGCTCACGCATGCAGGTATTGTTTATATGGATGGGACGTTAGAGCGCACGGCGAAGAATGGTTTCGCGGTCACGAACAGTTTGCCGGTGGTGGTGAACACATCGCATGCATTGAACACTCTGCTCGCGGTCACAAACGCCTCCACGCCCATCATGCAGCAACTGGTTGGGCAGGCTTCATGGATTCTGACACAGACGGCGCAGGCGTTACCGAAGAGCGACAAGCTCTTGCAACCGCAGATGGTGGCACTTAAACAGCGTAGCAAAGGCAAGATCCCCAGTGAGAAATCGCCGCTGAAGACGGAGGACAGCATCGAGCGGCTCACGATGACGCTGGATCTGCAGAACCTGAAGAATGCCCCGGCGGAACAGGTCAAGGGGCATCCGGCGGCGGTTGAATTTCCTGGCAGTGTCCCCTCCTCTGCTGAGCGCGTCACGAAGAGCATCCCTATCAGCACCAAGCAAACGGGCTGGCATTCCACGGGGCTTTACGCTGCGCCGGGTGAGGTCATTCGCATCGGATTGCCGGGTGAGGTGACGAAGGACAAGCTCACGGCACGTATCGGCTGCCACACAGATCGTCTCTGGGACAAGACCACGTGGTCGCGGGCGCCGGAGATCACTACGACGGAGCCGTTATCCAAGACGAACAACACCATCGCCAGTGCGTTTGGTGGGTTGATCTACATCGAGGTGCCGGGGAATGCGGCGGCGAAGGAATTTACTGTCACGATCGCCAATGCGGTGAATGCGCCGCGTTTTGTACTCGGCAAGACTACGCTGGAGGATTGGAAGCAGACGATCCGCAATCATCCGGCGCCTTGGGCGGAACTGGAGACGGCGAAGCTCATCCTCAGCGTACCAAGCAAGGCGATACGGTCACTCGATGATCCTGAGGCGTTGATGAAGCATTGGAATCAGGTGATGGATGGTGTCTCCGATCTCGCGACTATTCCGCGTGATCGCAAGCGTCCCGAGCGTTTCGTTCCCGATGTGCAGATCTCCGCGGGTTATATGCATTCAGGTTATCCCATCATGACACACCTCGATGTGGTGAATGAAACATTAGATCTCAAGCATCTGACCACGAAAGGCAGTTGGGGGCATTATCATGAACTGGGCCACAATCATCAGGCGCCGGAGTGGACGATCGATGGCACCACGGAAGTCACTTGCAATCTTTTCTCGCTCTACACATACGACAAAATTTTGGGCATGGGTCTTACTGGCCATAATGGCATCAGCGCGGATTCACGTCAGAAGCATTTGAAGAAATACTTCGGCACGAATGCAAAGTTCGATGATTGGAAGCGTGATCCGTTCCTGGCGCTCACGATGTATTATCAGCTGATCGAAGGGTTCGGCTGGGATGCGTTTAAGAAGACGTTCACGGAGTATCGCAATTTGCCGAAGGAAGAGAAACCGAAGAACGATGATCAGGAACGTGATCAGTGGATGGTGCGTTTCTCGAAGACGACGGGCAAGAATCTCGGGCCTTTCTTCGAAGCGTGGAAGGTTCCGACATCTCAAGCGGCACGGGATAGCATCAAGGATCTGCCGGTGTGGATGCCGGAGGCGGATTTTCCGGCGAAGTATAAGAATTAA
- a CDS encoding SLC13 family permease: MDPLLILLIGIIVVVGGILALRLNAFLALILAALVVGSLTSTTALQEFGKNRKLSENDTKKLVNQSVGERVAVEFGKTCGSIGILVAMAAIIGKCLLESGAAEKIVRTSLKLLGEKNAPVAFAGTGFTLGIPVFFDTVFYLLIPLGKALASRTGRNYALYVMTITCGTTMAHSLVPPTPGPLFVANALNIQMGTMMVCGIILGLFTVVTGLIYAYWANRKWPMPVRETSGESLKEMEKMTQRPESELPGFWLALMPILLPVVLIGGEGFITDAWGKAAAGTLAAWQSGLLWFFQKFGDKNIAIAIAAGIALLTVVSQKRKTKKEISAGVQSALESGGLIILITAAGGAFGGVLQHTGVGERIRDLAAAYQIGILPLAFFVTALIRTAQGSATVAMITTIGMLQSMAAPETLGFHPVYLALAIGCGSKPFAWMNDSGFWVVCKMSGMTEGETLRNFSVLLTIMAIVGLVLVMIAAKMFPMV; encoded by the coding sequence ATGGACCCGCTGCTCATACTTCTTATCGGCATCATCGTCGTGGTCGGCGGGATTCTCGCCTTGCGATTGAACGCGTTTCTGGCGCTCATCCTCGCGGCCTTGGTCGTAGGGTCGCTGACTTCTACTACGGCTTTGCAGGAGTTCGGCAAGAACCGGAAGCTGTCCGAGAATGACACCAAGAAGCTCGTCAACCAATCCGTGGGCGAACGCGTGGCGGTTGAGTTCGGCAAGACCTGCGGCAGCATCGGCATCTTGGTGGCGATGGCGGCAATCATCGGCAAATGCCTGCTGGAAAGTGGCGCGGCAGAGAAGATCGTCCGCACTTCACTGAAGCTACTGGGTGAGAAAAATGCGCCGGTGGCATTTGCCGGAACGGGCTTCACGCTCGGTATTCCCGTATTCTTTGATACGGTCTTTTATTTGCTGATTCCATTGGGCAAAGCCCTCGCCAGTCGTACGGGGCGGAATTACGCGCTCTATGTGATGACCATCACCTGCGGCACGACCATGGCGCACTCACTCGTGCCGCCCACACCCGGCCCGCTCTTCGTGGCGAATGCCCTGAACATCCAGATGGGCACAATGATGGTCTGCGGCATCATCCTCGGTTTGTTCACTGTCGTCACCGGACTCATCTACGCATACTGGGCCAATCGCAAATGGCCCATGCCCGTCCGCGAGACCAGCGGAGAATCGCTGAAGGAAATGGAGAAGATGACGCAGCGCCCGGAAAGCGAACTGCCGGGTTTCTGGCTCGCGCTCATGCCCATCTTACTACCCGTGGTGCTGATCGGTGGTGAAGGTTTTATCACGGATGCGTGGGGTAAAGCGGCGGCTGGAACACTCGCTGCTTGGCAAAGCGGCTTGCTCTGGTTCTTTCAGAAATTCGGCGACAAGAACATCGCCATCGCTATCGCAGCAGGCATCGCCTTGCTCACCGTGGTGAGCCAGAAACGGAAAACTAAGAAAGAGATTTCTGCTGGTGTTCAAAGCGCCTTGGAGAGCGGCGGTCTGATCATCCTCATCACGGCAGCCGGTGGTGCTTTCGGCGGTGTTCTCCAGCACACGGGTGTGGGTGAACGCATCCGCGATCTGGCGGCGGCTTACCAGATTGGCATTTTGCCCCTCGCCTTTTTCGTCACCGCACTCATCCGTACGGCACAAGGTTCCGCGACTGTGGCCATGATCACCACCATCGGCATGTTGCAGAGCATGGCCGCGCCGGAGACGCTTGGGTTCCATCCAGTTTATCTCGCGCTTGCCATCGGGTGCGGTTCCAAGCCGTTCGCGTGGATGAATGACAGCGGCTTCTGGGTCGTGTGTAAGATGAGCGGCATGACGGAAGGCGAAACTCTGCGCAACTTCTCCGTGCTGCTGACCATCATGGCGATCGTCGGTCTGGTGCTGGTGATGATCGCGGCGAAGATGTTTCCGATGGTTTGA
- a CDS encoding mandelate racemase/muconate lactonizing enzyme family protein, which translates to MKITKVDSFLLSYAFPEPIKLPFFGGERTILKRDAMYIRVTTDTGLKGFAPGPAHERAVHEIKDIIAPFLIGKDPRQWASFNFQADLEVKKTYYAVEIAVLDVVARFEGCPLSEIIGGRKRDTIKLYGSAGMYMPPDKFAEEAAAVKAMGFPAYKMRPALGPDKDIETVQKMRAATGPDFGLMIDAHSWWRMGSNSYNYDTVVEVSKAINEFKPVWLEEPIPPDDHAAYRKLMAAKVIPVATGEHEQTEADFLDLIDTKAANYIQADVCCQGGVAMGKRLFDAVGKANLKFAFHSWGTTLEVLAAAHLGICWGENVVEWLEYPCYSNSGRKGMYAFPAADEILAEPMEIKNGYLTVPKGPGLGIEVDESIVEKYPFIPGPWSYFRIDNPPETIAVTGDHSVKWVEEEKK; encoded by the coding sequence TTGAAAATCACCAAGGTTGATTCGTTCCTGTTGTCCTACGCGTTTCCTGAGCCCATCAAACTGCCTTTCTTCGGCGGTGAACGCACCATCCTCAAGCGCGACGCGATGTATATCCGCGTCACGACGGATACGGGTTTGAAAGGTTTCGCTCCGGGCCCAGCGCATGAACGCGCGGTGCATGAGATCAAGGACATCATCGCGCCATTCCTTATCGGCAAAGATCCGCGGCAATGGGCGAGCTTCAATTTTCAAGCGGACCTCGAGGTGAAGAAGACTTACTACGCCGTGGAGATCGCGGTGCTGGATGTCGTCGCACGTTTCGAAGGCTGCCCGCTCTCCGAGATCATCGGCGGGCGCAAGCGCGATACCATCAAGCTCTACGGCAGTGCGGGCATGTATATGCCACCGGATAAGTTCGCGGAAGAAGCCGCCGCGGTGAAGGCGATGGGTTTCCCTGCTTACAAGATGCGTCCCGCGCTCGGACCAGATAAGGACATTGAGACCGTTCAGAAAATGCGTGCGGCGACAGGACCTGATTTCGGCCTGATGATCGATGCCCACTCTTGGTGGCGCATGGGTAGCAACAGCTACAACTACGACACAGTCGTAGAAGTCTCCAAGGCCATCAATGAGTTCAAGCCCGTGTGGCTCGAGGAACCCATCCCGCCCGACGACCATGCGGCATATCGCAAGTTGATGGCCGCGAAAGTTATCCCTGTCGCCACGGGTGAGCATGAGCAAACGGAAGCGGATTTCCTTGATCTCATCGATACGAAGGCAGCGAATTACATTCAGGCAGACGTGTGCTGCCAGGGCGGTGTGGCGATGGGTAAGCGCCTCTTTGATGCCGTGGGCAAAGCTAACTTGAAGTTCGCTTTCCATAGCTGGGGCACCACGCTGGAAGTCCTCGCGGCGGCGCATCTCGGCATCTGCTGGGGTGAGAACGTCGTGGAATGGCTCGAATATCCCTGCTACTCGAATAGCGGTCGCAAAGGCATGTATGCCTTCCCTGCGGCCGATGAGATTCTCGCGGAACCGATGGAGATCAAGAACGGTTACCTCACGGTGCCGAAAGGTCCGGGCCTCGGTATCGAGGTGGATGAAAGTATCGTGGAGAAGTATCCGTTCATCCCCGGTCCGTGGTCTTACTTCCGTATCGATAATCCGCCGGAGACCATTGCCGTCACGGGTGATCACAGCGTGAAGTGGGTGGAGGAAGAGAAGAAATAA
- a CDS encoding 7-carboxy-7-deazaguanine synthase QueE — protein sequence MKIARLNGKGEIFHSLQGEGRSLGVPSVFIRASLCNLHCIWCDTDYTWNWTGTPFKHLRDANPGYQKFRKEEQIIELTTEEIVAEVHQYTSRNIVLTGGEPMLHQPDWIAVIKGLRALDPSYTVEIETNGTILPTPELDTLLTHYNVSAKLANSANAEHLRERPEVLKFYASSPKAYFKFVISQEVDLQEVLTLQSKYGIPNRRIYLMPQGTSVADLDARQAWLVETCLKHGFNFTDRLHIRLFGEKRGV from the coding sequence ATGAAAATCGCGCGGCTCAATGGTAAGGGTGAGATCTTTCACAGCCTGCAAGGCGAAGGTCGCAGCCTCGGTGTGCCCAGCGTTTTCATCCGCGCCTCGCTCTGCAATCTCCACTGCATCTGGTGCGATACGGATTACACCTGGAACTGGACAGGCACGCCTTTCAAACATTTGCGCGATGCTAATCCGGGCTATCAGAAGTTTCGCAAAGAAGAGCAAATCATCGAGCTGACCACGGAGGAGATCGTGGCGGAGGTTCATCAATATACGAGCCGCAATATCGTGCTGACGGGTGGCGAGCCGATGCTGCATCAGCCGGATTGGATCGCGGTCATCAAAGGTCTGCGAGCTCTTGATCCGAGCTATACGGTGGAGATCGAGACGAATGGCACCATTCTGCCGACGCCTGAATTAGACACCCTACTCACGCACTATAATGTCTCGGCCAAGCTGGCAAACTCAGCGAATGCAGAACATCTGCGGGAACGACCTGAGGTGTTGAAGTTTTACGCGAGCAGTCCCAAAGCGTATTTCAAATTCGTCATCAGCCAAGAGGTGGATCTGCAAGAGGTGCTGACGTTGCAGAGCAAGTATGGCATCCCCAACCGACGAATTTATCTCATGCCACAAGGGACGAGTGTGGCGGATCTGGATGCGCGGCAGGCTTGGTTGGTGGAGACTTGCTTAAAGCATGGGTTTAATTTTACGGATCGATTGCATATCAGGTTGTTTGGGGAAAAACGCGGAGTTTAA
- a CDS encoding type II toxin-antitoxin system HigB family toxin encodes MRIIKESFLLAMARKHPNAAPYLEGWRKAVRGARWHNLVDVRQMYASADGVKVASGRVIVVFNAAGNNYRLIAAVHYNRQIVFVLRFLTHAEYSKDQWKDEL; translated from the coding sequence GTGCGGATCATCAAGGAGTCATTCCTGCTGGCGATGGCGCGCAAGCATCCCAATGCTGCGCCGTATCTGGAGGGGTGGCGGAAGGCGGTTCGTGGTGCCCGATGGCATAATCTGGTGGATGTGCGGCAGATGTATGCCAGTGCTGATGGTGTGAAAGTGGCCAGCGGGCGGGTGATAGTGGTGTTCAATGCGGCTGGTAATAATTACCGTCTCATAGCCGCAGTGCATTACAACCGTCAGATTGTGTTTGTGTTGCGCTTTTTGACTCACGCCGAATATAGCAAAGATCAATGGAAGGACGAATTATGA
- a CDS encoding helix-turn-helix domain-containing protein encodes MKTQLAFRSLPKTYQGLVEMHMLRPVRDKVEFENALEMLEPMAGHKLNREQEDYFDALSTLVEAYEREHVPPSEVKGIELLRHLLEANDMSAADLARLLGCDRSLGVRIMNGERQLTIPHIKKLAERFGLPVEVFID; translated from the coding sequence ATGAAGACTCAACTGGCTTTTCGCTCTCTCCCCAAGACCTATCAAGGACTAGTGGAAATGCACATGCTGCGTCCGGTCCGTGATAAGGTGGAGTTCGAGAATGCGCTGGAGATGCTGGAGCCCATGGCTGGACACAAGTTGAATCGGGAGCAGGAGGATTATTTTGATGCTCTCTCCACGCTGGTAGAAGCCTATGAACGCGAGCACGTTCCACCTTCCGAGGTGAAAGGTATCGAATTGCTCCGTCACCTGCTGGAAGCAAATGATATGTCAGCGGCTGATCTGGCTAGACTACTCGGCTGTGACCGGAGTTTGGGCGTGCGTATTATGAACGGGGAGCGGCAATTGACCATTCCTCATATCAAGAAACTCGCGGAACGGTTCGGCTTACCGGTCGAAGTGTTTATCGATTGA
- the queD gene encoding 6-carboxytetrahydropterin synthase QueD, with protein MKMDLRRTFQFEAAHLLPHLPETHKCRRLHGHSFQVEIVVTGEVDPSFGWVMDYADVKAAFKPLWDRLDHYYLNEVKGLENPTSENLAIWIWQELKPRLPLLSEVVVAETCTAKCVYRGPQA; from the coding sequence ATGAAAATGGACTTACGCCGCACGTTTCAATTCGAAGCCGCCCACCTGCTGCCGCACCTGCCGGAGACGCACAAATGCCGTCGCCTGCATGGCCACAGCTTTCAGGTGGAGATCGTCGTCACCGGCGAAGTCGATCCGAGCTTCGGCTGGGTGATGGATTACGCCGATGTGAAGGCCGCCTTCAAACCGCTGTGGGATCGCCTCGATCACTATTACCTGAACGAAGTGAAAGGTCTGGAGAACCCGACGAGCGAGAATCTCGCCATCTGGATCTGGCAGGAACTGAAGCCGCGTCTGCCGTTGCTCAGTGAAGTGGTGGTGGCGGAGACGTGCACGGCGAAGTGTGTTTATAGAGGACCGCAGGCGTAG
- a CDS encoding acyl-CoA reductase, translating into MNLPNYFLADLPPEATLTGPLIAEACQTLKRNRVQFLAQRSTTAIIRVLCEVAENWQKKTYPFRQMALENGPQQTGFSRHTLERGLDDFFSQITEENLETLLSQELGHTKRLDTFSASKEERIGDRTSMVTGPDMLVHIAAGNLPNPTWMSMILGLLTRSAQFVKCARGASYLPRLFAHSLYEADAKLGACLELAEWPGGERELESALFAEADCVTATGSDEALADIRSRVPLRVRFLGYGHRVSFGYIAREMMSDWTLAQVVKQAADDVVAWNQLGCLSPHVIYVERNGALEPALFAAKLADELAARESAEPRGPLDTFSAAAIQTRRAFYEVRAAHLPDTQLWCSENSTAWTVVFENDTNFQLSCLNRFIYVKQLTDQEELLRTLEPLRQQISTVGLAATDVTAQKLALRFAQWGVTRICPLGRMQKPPLTWRHDGRPPLSDLVTWTDWEKDSA; encoded by the coding sequence ATGAATCTGCCCAACTACTTCCTCGCTGACCTACCGCCCGAAGCCACCCTCACCGGGCCGCTCATCGCGGAGGCGTGCCAGACGTTGAAGCGGAACCGGGTGCAGTTCCTCGCGCAGCGTTCCACCACGGCGATCATCCGCGTGCTTTGCGAAGTGGCGGAGAACTGGCAGAAGAAAACTTATCCTTTCCGCCAGATGGCTTTGGAAAACGGCCCGCAACAGACGGGCTTTTCCCGCCACACATTGGAGCGCGGCCTTGATGATTTCTTCAGCCAGATCACGGAAGAAAACCTCGAAACACTACTATCGCAGGAACTCGGCCATACGAAGCGCCTAGATACGTTTTCAGCGAGCAAGGAAGAGCGAATCGGAGATCGCACCTCCATGGTCACCGGACCGGATATGCTGGTGCATATCGCGGCGGGTAATCTGCCGAATCCTACGTGGATGAGCATGATCCTCGGACTGCTCACGCGTTCCGCCCAGTTCGTGAAATGTGCGCGTGGTGCCTCGTATCTGCCACGCCTCTTCGCGCACTCGCTCTATGAAGCGGATGCGAAACTCGGCGCGTGCCTGGAACTCGCTGAGTGGCCCGGTGGAGAGCGGGAACTGGAAAGCGCGCTCTTCGCCGAAGCCGATTGCGTGACCGCCACCGGCTCAGATGAAGCACTGGCGGATATTCGTTCACGCGTGCCTCTTCGTGTGCGTTTCCTCGGCTACGGTCACCGCGTGAGCTTCGGTTACATCGCGCGCGAGATGATGAGCGATTGGACTCTGGCCCAAGTAGTGAAGCAGGCGGCGGATGATGTGGTGGCGTGGAATCAGCTCGGTTGCCTCAGCCCGCATGTCATCTATGTGGAGCGGAATGGCGCATTGGAACCGGCCCTGTTCGCGGCCAAGCTCGCGGATGAATTGGCCGCCCGTGAATCTGCCGAGCCGCGTGGACCATTGGATACGTTTAGTGCCGCAGCAATCCAGACGCGCCGTGCTTTCTACGAAGTCCGCGCGGCGCATCTGCCTGACACGCAACTCTGGTGCAGCGAGAATTCTACTGCTTGGACGGTCGTCTTCGAGAATGACACCAACTTCCAGCTTTCGTGCCTGAACCGCTTTATCTACGTGAAGCAACTGACGGATCAGGAAGAGTTGCTCCGCACGCTGGAGCCGCTACGCCAGCAAATTTCCACGGTCGGCCTCGCGGCGACGGATGTCACCGCGCAGAAACTGGCCCTGCGTTTCGCCCAATGGGGCGTGACGCGCATCTGCCCGCTGGGACGGATGCAAAAACCGCCCCTCACATGGCGTCATGACGGCCGCCCGCCGCTCAGCGACCTCGTGACATGGACTGATTGGGAGAAAGATTCCGCATGA
- a CDS encoding MFS transporter produces MTATNDHRPRTLFLSAALHAFTHVYQVALIPLYLLIRDDLELDGVGKATSLVTVMMISYFLPSYLAGVLADKFSKKNLLSIGLAVNGLGFIGLAHAGDYPAALGFVVLAGLGGSLFHPAATSLIARLYPESTGRAIGLLGIGAGIGFLIGPIYSGWRAEMLEPMIGPSAWRKPVFELGLAGLIMAVIFNRFASDSKSAEHAQSSPEVKTPLFPTTALWVLFIGASFFFGLRDFTGFGMGSLTSLFLQKAHHFDTKLTGSTLSIIFLAASLSNLVFGRVTDRFKWTAIVLVIAGVLVSITPLFPSEWIFAPLFVYGFFFMGTYPMIEAVLMESVPDSVRGRIFGVFITIGGGIGSLAPWILGEWVRRVDETGAGNPTVYLPLFGLLTATVLISLFGLPCLKAIQKREKEEALHPAAKTN; encoded by the coding sequence ATGACCGCCACGAACGACCATCGTCCAAGAACACTCTTCCTGAGTGCCGCGCTGCATGCCTTCACGCATGTCTATCAAGTCGCGCTGATCCCGCTCTATTTGCTCATCCGGGATGACTTGGAACTCGATGGCGTGGGCAAAGCCACGTCGCTGGTCACCGTGATGATGATCTCCTATTTCCTGCCCAGCTATCTGGCCGGCGTTTTGGCGGATAAATTCAGCAAAAAGAATCTCCTAAGCATCGGCTTGGCGGTCAATGGTCTGGGTTTTATCGGTCTGGCGCATGCGGGTGATTATCCTGCTGCTTTGGGCTTCGTGGTTCTCGCTGGCCTTGGTGGCAGCCTCTTTCATCCCGCAGCGACCTCACTTATCGCCCGCCTCTATCCCGAAAGCACCGGCCGCGCCATCGGTCTGCTGGGGATTGGTGCCGGCATTGGATTTCTCATCGGCCCTATCTATTCCGGTTGGCGTGCAGAGATGCTGGAGCCGATGATCGGCCCATCTGCTTGGCGTAAACCGGTTTTTGAACTCGGTCTGGCTGGCCTCATCATGGCCGTCATTTTTAACAGGTTTGCCTCGGACAGTAAATCGGCGGAGCATGCTCAAAGCAGCCCAGAAGTGAAAACTCCTCTCTTTCCCACAACTGCGCTGTGGGTCTTGTTTATTGGAGCGTCATTCTTTTTCGGCCTGCGTGATTTCACGGGCTTCGGCATGGGTAGTCTTACCTCGCTCTTTCTACAAAAGGCACATCATTTTGACACCAAGCTGACAGGCTCCACGCTGAGCATCATCTTCCTCGCGGCCAGCTTGAGCAATCTCGTGTTCGGTCGCGTGACCGATCGTTTCAAATGGACTGCCATCGTGCTCGTGATTGCGGGTGTATTGGTCTCCATCACACCGCTCTTCCCCTCTGAATGGATCTTCGCGCCGTTGTTCGTTTACGGCTTCTTCTTCATGGGCACGTATCCGATGATCGAAGCCGTGCTGATGGAATCGGTGCCGGATTCAGTGCGTGGACGTATCTTCGGCGTGTTCATCACCATCGGCGGTGGTATCGGCAGTCTCGCCCCGTGGATCCTCGGTGAATGGGTCAGAAGAGTGGATGAGACCGGTGCGGGTAATCCCACCGTATATCTTCCGCTGTTTGGCTTGCTGACCGCAACAGTGCTGATCTCCCTGTTCGGCCTGCCTTGCCTAAAAGCCATCCAGAAGCGCGAAAAAGAAGAAGCGTTGCATCCCGCGGCTAAAACTAACTGA